A region from the Panicum hallii strain FIL2 chromosome 1, PHallii_v3.1, whole genome shotgun sequence genome encodes:
- the LOC112880692 gene encoding urease accessory protein F isoform X2: protein MLMESDSPVSKKSRLVNSVDCAMEEAPSNAVGANQSLHWTQWQVLENTGSLLLPFVYCASKSPDTAAWVKLDQLLEATLTNEVGRKASTSQGSALLRVAASVFIEIQALQDLRRTLLSSKNVSFHHAPIFGLICGLVGFDSETVQRAYMFVTMRDVFSAATRLNLIGPLAASVLQHQVAADAERMVQKWRDRDVSEASQTAPLLDALQGCHAYMFSRLFCS from the exons ATGCTCATGGAGTCGGATAGCCCAGTTTCGAAGAAATCAAGATTGGTCAACTCAGTGGATTGTGCAATGGAGGAAGCACCTTCCAATGCAGTGGGTGCGAACCAGAGTCTGCATTGGACCCAGTGGCAG GTCCTGGAGAACACTGGCAGCCTTCTGCTTCCGTTTGTTTACTGTGCTAGCAAGTCTCCTGATACAGCGGCATGGGTCAAGCTTGATCAGTTGCTGGAAGCTACATTGACAAACGAAGTTGGCAGGAAGGCGTCAACATCTCAAGGCTCAGCGTTGCTGAGAGTGGCTGCATCTGTCTTCATCGAGATTCAAGCACTGCAGGATCTCCGGCGGACATTGCTCAGTTCTAAAAACGTGTCATTTCACCATGCACCTATATTTGGGTTGATATGTGGGCTGGTTGGATTCGATAGCGAGACGGTGCAGCGGGCTTACATGTTTGTGACGATGAGGGATGTGTTCTCTGCTGCAACTAGGCTCAATCTGATCGGGCCGCTGGCTGCTTCGGTGCTGCAGCACCAGGTCGCGGCGGATGCTGAAAGGATGGTGCAGAAATGGAGGGATCGTGATGTCTCTGAGGCATCACAGACTGCCCCTCTGCTTGATGCTTTGCAGGGCTGCCATGCTTACATGTTCTCCAGGCTGTTTTGCTCTTGA
- the LOC112880692 gene encoding urease accessory protein F isoform X1, translating to MLMESDSPVSKKSRLVNSVDCAMEEAPSNAVGANQSLHWTQWQVLDSILPTGGFAHSYGLEAAMQSRMVNNQEDLRSFVIQVLENTGSLLLPFVYCASKSPDTAAWVKLDQLLEATLTNEVGRKASTSQGSALLRVAASVFIEIQALQDLRRTLLSSKNVSFHHAPIFGLICGLVGFDSETVQRAYMFVTMRDVFSAATRLNLIGPLAASVLQHQVAADAERMVQKWRDRDVSEASQTAPLLDALQGCHAYMFSRLFCS from the coding sequence ATGCTCATGGAGTCGGATAGCCCAGTTTCGAAGAAATCAAGATTGGTCAACTCAGTGGATTGTGCAATGGAGGAAGCACCTTCCAATGCAGTGGGTGCGAACCAGAGTCTGCATTGGACCCAGTGGCAGGTACTGGACTCCATTCTCCCTACTGGCGGTTTCGCACACTCCTACGGTCTTGAAGCTGCTATGCAATCTCGCATGGTGAACAATCAGGAAGATTTGAGGTCATTTGTCATCCAGGTCCTGGAGAACACTGGCAGCCTTCTGCTTCCGTTTGTTTACTGTGCTAGCAAGTCTCCTGATACAGCGGCATGGGTCAAGCTTGATCAGTTGCTGGAAGCTACATTGACAAACGAAGTTGGCAGGAAGGCGTCAACATCTCAAGGCTCAGCGTTGCTGAGAGTGGCTGCATCTGTCTTCATCGAGATTCAAGCACTGCAGGATCTCCGGCGGACATTGCTCAGTTCTAAAAACGTGTCATTTCACCATGCACCTATATTTGGGTTGATATGTGGGCTGGTTGGATTCGATAGCGAGACGGTGCAGCGGGCTTACATGTTTGTGACGATGAGGGATGTGTTCTCTGCTGCAACTAGGCTCAATCTGATCGGGCCGCTGGCTGCTTCGGTGCTGCAGCACCAGGTCGCGGCGGATGCTGAAAGGATGGTGCAGAAATGGAGGGATCGTGATGTCTCTGAGGCATCACAGACTGCCCCTCTGCTTGATGCTTTGCAGGGCTGCCATGCTTACATGTTCTCCAGGCTGTTTTGCTCTTGA